One region of Miscanthus floridulus cultivar M001 chromosome 19, ASM1932011v1, whole genome shotgun sequence genomic DNA includes:
- the LOC136527506 gene encoding O-fucosyltransferase 7-like produces the protein MPARRKVRPAGAGAAALRWWLVSLATAGATVTAAAALLAVALHVSGLAGPSAASSGAPYRLSQPREIEELRWEQEFAPPQLASPRKLDGVADDAAGKRLWLPAPARRFVPCVAPSPEYRSPVVSRGYLLVHTNGGLNQMRSGISDMVAVARILNATLIIPELDKKSFWHDKSNFSDVFDEEHFINSLANDVKVEKKLPKELVKAPKSVRYFKSWSGVDYYEDEISPLWDHRQVIRAAKSDSRLANNHLPPDIQKLRCRAFFQALRFAPPIEALGKLLVERMRSFGPYIALHLRYEKDMLAFSGCTYGLSQTESEELAMIRENTTYWKVKDIDPLEQRSHGYCPLTPKEVGMFLSGLGYPSSTPVYIAAGEIYGGESHKVDLQSRFPILMNKEKLASAEELRPFSQYAAQMAALDYIVSVESDIFIPSYSGNMARAVAGHRRFLGHRKTISPDRKALVRLFDKVASGLLKEGERLSQRIIDIHQKRQGSPRKRKGPISGTKGKDRFRSEEAFYENPFPDCLCQPGSPASDDSLGSI, from the exons ATGCCGGCGCGCCGGAAGGTGAGgcccgcgggcgcgggcgcggcggcgctgcGGTGGTGGCTGGTCTCCCTCGCCACCGCGGGCGCCaccgtcaccgccgccgccgcgctgctcgCCGTCGCCCTCCACGTCTCCGGCCTCGCCgggccctccgccgcctcctccggCGCGCCCTACCGCCTCTCGCAGCCGCGGGAGATCGAGGAGCTGCGGTGGGAGCAGGAGTTCGCACCGCCGCAGCTCGCGTCGCCACGAAAG CTGGACGGCGTGGCGGACGACGCGGCGGGGAAGAGGCTGTGgctgccggcgccggcgcggcggTTCGTGCCCTGCGTGGCGCCGTCACCGGAGTACAGAA GCCCGGTGGTGTCGAGGGGGTACTTGCTCGTACACACCAATGGAGGACTCAACCAGATGCGCTCTGGG ATCAGTGATATGGTGGCAGTTGCGCGCATACTTAATGCTACACTCATCATTCCAGAGCTTGATAAGAAATCATTTTGGCATGACAAAAG CAACTTTTCAGATGTCTTTGATGAAGAACACTTCATAAATTCTTTAGCTAATGATGTGAAAGTTGAGAAAAAACTGCCAAAGGAGTTGGTGAAAGCTCCAAAGTCTGTTAGGTACTTCAAGAGTTGGTCTGGGGTAGATTATTACGAGGATGAGATCTCTCCACTGTGGGACCATCGCCAG GTCATTCGAGCTGCTAAGTCAGATTCCCGCCTTGCAAACAACCATCTTCCTCCTGACATTCAGAAGCTTCGTTGTCGGGCCTTTTTCCAAGCACTGAGATTTGCTCCCCCAATTGAAGCTCTAGGCAAA CTATTGGTGGAGAGGATGAGGTCATTTGGGCCGTATATTGCTTTGCATTTGCGCTATGAGAAGGATATGCTTGCCTTTAGTGGCTGCACATATGGTTTATCACAGACAGAATCAGAAGAACTTGCAATGATCAG AGAAAACACAACCTACTGGAAGGTGAAGGACATTGATCCATTAGAACAAAGATCCCACGGGTACTGCCCCTTGACACCAAAGGAAGTTGGCATGTTTCTTTCTGGGCTAGGGTATCCATCAAGCACCCCAGTCTACATAGCTGCAGGGGAAATATATGGAGGTGAATCACATAAGGTTGATTTACAATCAAGATTCCCTATTCTGATGAACAAG GAAAAACTTGCCTCAGCTGAGGAGTTGCGGCCTTTCAGCCAATATGCTGCTCAAATGGCAGCTTTAGATTATATTGTTTCAGTGGAGAGTGATATCTTTATTCCATCTTATTCGGGCAACATGGCACGGGCTGTTGCAGGTCACAGGCGTTTCCTTGGCCATAGGAAGACAATCAGTCCTGACAG GAAAGCACTAGTTCGATTGTTTGACAAAGTTGCTAGTGGATTACTAAAGGAAGGGGAGAGGCTATCGCAAAGGATAATAGACATCCACCAGAAAAG ACAAGGCTCTCCACGGAAACGAAAAGGTCCGATCTCAGGAACAAAGGGCAAAGACAGGTTTCGGTCAGAAGAGGCATTTTATGAGAACCCTTTTCCTGACTGCCTGTGTCAACCAGGGTCTCCAGCCAGCGATGATTCTCTTGGCAGCATCTAA